A portion of the Pirellulales bacterium genome contains these proteins:
- a CDS encoding DUF4147 domain-containing protein encodes MPPPARNLREDALAIWRAAVAAVDSRTLVRKAVHVENGQLRIADQVFDLARICRIIVVGAGKAGAGMAQGMEEALGPKLLAEKQVTGWLNVPADCVRPLSAIHLHAARQPGQNEPTPEGAAGAAEILRLVREASADDLCIALISGGGSALLPAPAEGITLADKLAVTRHLSAAGADIRQLNTVRKQLSAIKGGGLRRACHAGHLVTLIISDVLGDPLDIIASGPTIDDPATPADALAVLEQFRAAEAGIAPAVFDFLRAKCVEPARGEGCPATNLVIGNNATAVDAAEHEALALGYRPRILPTETHEGLAEDVGRRLAAMTVEIARPCSGVDCLLSGGEPVVQLVPAEERGRGGRNQQLVLAAAESLAPSGSGDFVLVSGGTDGEDGPTDAAGALVDRAMLDEAARRGLSIADFLARNDAYHFFEPLGGLIKTGPTHTNVCDVRVILVDRSGH; translated from the coding sequence GTGCCGCCGCCCGCTCGTAATCTGCGCGAGGACGCGCTTGCTATCTGGCGCGCCGCTGTGGCGGCGGTCGATTCGCGCACGCTTGTACGCAAGGCCGTACACGTCGAGAACGGCCAATTACGCATCGCCGACCAGGTGTTCGACCTGGCACGCATTTGCCGCATCATCGTCGTGGGTGCGGGCAAGGCAGGGGCCGGCATGGCGCAGGGAATGGAAGAAGCCCTCGGTCCCAAGCTGCTCGCCGAGAAGCAGGTTACCGGCTGGCTAAATGTCCCGGCCGATTGCGTCCGTCCTTTGTCGGCAATTCATCTGCACGCGGCCCGGCAGCCTGGGCAGAATGAGCCGACGCCTGAAGGGGCGGCCGGAGCCGCGGAGATTCTGCGTCTCGTGCGCGAGGCCTCGGCTGATGACTTGTGCATCGCGCTGATTTCCGGCGGTGGCAGCGCGCTACTGCCGGCGCCGGCCGAGGGGATTACGCTCGCCGACAAGCTAGCGGTCACGAGACACCTGAGTGCCGCCGGCGCCGACATCCGCCAGCTAAACACAGTTCGCAAACAACTCAGCGCGATCAAAGGGGGCGGGCTGCGGCGCGCCTGCCACGCCGGCCACCTGGTCACGCTGATCATTTCGGACGTCTTGGGCGACCCGCTCGACATCATCGCCTCGGGGCCCACGATCGACGATCCGGCGACGCCGGCCGATGCCCTGGCGGTGCTCGAACAGTTTCGCGCCGCCGAGGCGGGGATCGCGCCGGCGGTGTTCGATTTTCTGCGCGCCAAGTGCGTCGAGCCGGCACGCGGCGAAGGCTGCCCGGCGACGAATCTAGTGATCGGCAATAACGCCACGGCCGTTGATGCGGCCGAACACGAGGCTTTGGCGCTTGGCTATCGGCCGCGGATCCTGCCGACCGAAACGCACGAGGGGCTTGCCGAGGATGTCGGCCGCCGCTTGGCCGCCATGACGGTCGAGATCGCGCGGCCGTGCTCGGGCGTCGATTGCCTGTTGAGCGGCGGCGAGCCGGTCGTGCAGTTGGTGCCCGCCGAAGAGCGGGGCAGGGGAGGGCGAAATCAGCAGCTCGTTTTGGCAGCCGCCGAGTCGCTGGCCCCGTCCGGAAGCGGCGATTTCGTGCTCGTTTCGGGCGGAACCGACGGCGAAGATGGGCCGACCGACGCCGCGGGCGCACTGGTCGATCGCGCGATGCTCGACGAGGCGGCCCGGCGCGGACTGTCGATCGCCGATTTTCTCGCCCGCAACGACGCCTATCACTTCTTCGAGCCCCTGGGCGGCCTGATCAAGACGGGACCGACGCATACGAACGTCTGCGACGTCCGCGTGATCCTTGTCGACCGCTCCGGGCATTAA